Part of the Sodalinema gerasimenkoae IPPAS B-353 genome is shown below.
ACGATTACCGACATCACCACCAACGAGGCGGGAAATCTCGTGGTCAGTGCGGAGTCCTTTTTTGGCCCCCGTAATCCCGATGGCTCCCGTATGACTCAAGTCGATACCAGCCTCTCGTCTCCCTTTGATTACACGTTAGAAATCACCCCAGATCTCAATACGGTGGTCAGTACCTCCGCCGTGGGGTGGGCCTGAGCCAGCCGAGGCTGATGGCTGAAACAAGACCCTTAGGGGATGGCCCCAGTGTTTGGGGGTCTTGTTTCAGGAGGCCGTTAATTTAGGGGTCATTGGCGATCGCCGAATTGGCTAAGGCCTGTAGACTCTCTAAGGCATTCTCGTCCTCAGGGCCGACTCCTTTGAGTGCAATCCGATAGCGAACTCCCTCTTGTGACCATTCGATCACAGGGGGGGAACAGGATGCACCACACATCATGGGGTTAAAGTCCCCAGTCATCCCTTCAGCGAGGGGGACTGTCTCTTCAAATTCCTCGCCAACGCCATAATAATCCTCATCTGTTGTGCGTCTGGCGGCGAAGAATCCGTAAGAACAGGCCGTTGCTCCTCGACAGTCGGGTGCTAGGGATAAGTAGATTTGGTAACTGTCTTCTGTTGCTTCAGCTTCAACGTAAAGCGCAGTCCGGTCATCCTCATGAATTGGAACGTAGCTGGGAAGGCGAACTGGAATCTGCGCGGTTGACTTCACCCCGGGTAAAACCTCGGCAAATAAGGGTGCCGGCTCAGCCGTCTCTCCGCCAGCCTCCGCAATTTCCCCGGAATCATTGACGCCAGGGGAATGACCCGAAGAGGCAGACAGCGGCTCCTCAACGTCCACCGTATCAACTCCCATTTGGGGAGCGGGTTCTGGCTCGGAGCTTCCTGGTTCCTCAAGACTAGCATCCTCAATAGCTGACGTCTGAGACTGCTCCTGAGCTGAGGAGAAGTTATCGCAACTATTGAGCAACATCGCCGAACTTACGATGGCGAGGGTTATCACTTGAATCGATTGAGATGAAACGTGTTTCATTGATGGTTCCTCCTATACAATATAATTACTAAAATGTCAATAATGTTTTCTGATAAAATGGACGTAGTTGGGTCAAACCCTGATTCAGCCTAACATTCCGCAACGGTCGGACTTGAATACTGGGACAAAATCTGTAAATTTTTGTAACAAATTGCTGGGATCTCCGTAAAAATCGCCCCTAGCGACCGACAGATTTATGAACACCCCAGAGAGTATCGCCGAGACTCACAGTCGGCTGGGGAATAAGATGGCTCCCTCAAGGGGTCTATTCCCAGGTTCGAGTCTGAATCCGAGATGCTAGATAGACCGTGACTATGGATGATGAGCAGTTGAACCAACTCGCTTTAGATGCACAGCAGAATCCCCCTGGAAGCCAAGCTCGACAAGTGGCCCTGACTCAGTTGATTAATGAACTCATTAACTCCGGTCGTCTTATTTATCCTCCCGGTTCGGGACTATCTCCGGATCGATATCAAGATTACCGAGCTGAGGCGCTGCAAAACTTATTCTATTATATTTGTCAATCCATTGATAAATATGATAGGGAGCGTGCTTCCGTGATGCGATGGGCCAACATGCTGTTAGAGCGCCGTTTTTTTAAGGATGTATCGTACCGGAGGATTAGTCATAAAAGAAATATCATTGTTGAACCCTTGGAGGAACGCTTACTGTCTCCATCTGAATGGGACATTATTTTTCGTGACGATCAACCTTGCTTGTCGGATTTAGTTCGCCAATGCTTTGAAGATGACGCAGATGGAATCTTTCGAGAACATTGTTTGATTCGCCATCCTCAGGTAAGCTTCCAAATTCTTGTTCTTAGGCGACTAGATGGCTATCAATGGCAAGAAATTTCTGAGGAATTTTCAGTGCAAGTTTCGACTCTGAGTACCTTCTACCAAACCTGTCTGCGCAACCTATCAACCTATATTGAATCGACCATTCGTGACACAAATTGCTAATACATTATAGTTCTCCCCAAGGCTCATGAAATCTGATACTTTTTTTACAGTTCCTTTGACCAATCATCAACGTGATATTGCTAAAATATTCCGTCAACGATATGTACAAAAGCCCAAAGCTTATCGAGTCTATCGCCAAGTCCTGGCACTCTATGCCGTTAATTTTTATGCCCAATGTATGGGGATTACTACGGATTTTAATATCAGCTCACTCTGGAATCCGATTGAGCAGCTTTTGTCAGATGTGACTCAACTTCCGATTCCGGGGCGAGGCAGCTTAGAATGTGGCTTAGTGGAACCGGCGATCGCCCATCCCCTTTCTCTTAATGAGAATGGCCATCACCTCACTGTGGATATCTCTCCAGAAGCCTTCGAGAATCGCCTCGGCTATATTGCGGTGGGGTTTAGTGAAACCTATGACTATGCGTACTTGCTCGGCTTTCTCGAAACGATCGCCTCGCCCCAAACCCCCCTAAATCGCTGGGATAGCCTCACTGAGCTATTTACGGTTCTGTCAAAGTCCTATGAACCCTCTGTCGCGGTTCAGCTGCGTTACTGGCTTCAGGAGCAGTTTCAGGCGGGTTGGGAAACCTTAGCCGAGGAGTTTATCTGGGAGGAAAACTTCACCGAAAAACGACAACCCGTGACGGCGATCGCCTTCCGAAGTTCCCCTGTTCAACCAGGAATTCAACGGGCAAAACAGCTTCAGTTTAGTGATGGACAAATTATCGCCCTAGAAGTTGGGGTGTATCCTCTCAGTGATACGGAAATTGATATTCGAGTTCAGCTTATCCCTGCGATCGGTTCAGCCCTTCCCTCAGATTTAAATATGATAGTTCTTGACCATCAAGATGATGTGATCATGCAAACTCAAGCGAGAGGAACCCCAGCCTTACGATTAGAGTTTAGTGTGGAACCTGATGAAATCTTTAAACTTAAGCTTGAACGAGAAACGGTGAGTTTGGTGGAGACATTTTCGTTTTAATACCATTTTTCAAAATGCTTGCTATACACCTGACACCGAGGAGGGCGAACAGCCGTTCGCCCCTACAGATATCTATGGCATGACTTCCGAAAATTGGTATAAGAAGGGAACAGGGGGAAGAAGGCAGTAGGCAGTAGAGGGAAGAAGGCAGTAGGCAGCAGGCAGTAGGCAATAGGGAGGAATACCGGAACAGGGGAAAACCTCCCTTTTGCCTTTTGCCTTTTGCCTTTTGCCTTCTACTGAGTTACGGTGACCCGGGCCTTGAGATTAAGGATTTTTTGAATCGTCTCTTCCACTGACTTGTCCGGGGTTGAGGCTCCTGAGGTAATCCCCACCACCAAATGGCCGTCGGGGAGCCAGTTGTCTGTGACCTCTAGCTCATCCTGTTCTAAGGGCTTGTGTTCAATGCGATTTCCTGGACCGATGCGATCGGCGCAATCAATATGATAGGAGGGAATCTCGTGCTCGATGGCAATCTCTTGTAAGTGGGTGGTATTGGAGGAGTTAAAGCCGCCAATCACCACAATTAAATCAAGCTCTTCCTCGACTAGCTCCAACATGGCATCTTGACGCTCCTGGGTGGCATCGCAGATGGTGTTGAAGGACATGAAATGCTGATTGAACTCCGTGGGCCCATATTTTTGTAACATGGTGCGCTCAAAGAGTTTGCCAATGTGTTCCGTTTCGCTTTTCAACATCGTGGTTTGATTGGCAATGCCCACACAGTCGAGGTCGCGATCGGGGTCAAAGCCTTCTGAGTGGGCGTTTTTGAATTTTTCCATGAACTCGGCTTTATCCCCTCCCCGCAGAATATAGTTGGCTACATATTCGGCCTCTTTGAGGTTGAGAACCACCAGGTATTTATCGGCAAATGAGGTGGTGGCGAGGGTTTCCTCATGTTTATATTTGCCATGCACAATGGAGGTGTGGTTGCGTCGCTTGTGTTTTTCCACACTGTTCCAGACCTTAGATACCCAGGGACAGGTGGTATCGACAATGGTGCAACCCCGTTCATCGAGAAGTTGCATTTCTTGCACCGTGGCCCCAAAGGCCGGCAGGATGACCACATCCCCTTTTTGTACCCCGGAAAAGTCTTTTTCACCGTCAACCACATTGATGAATCCCACGTTCATCTCTCGCAGCCGTTGATTAACGCCGGGATTGTGGATAATTTCATTGGTGATCCAGATTCGCTCCTTGGGGAAGTGACTGCGGGTTTCGTAGGCGATCGCCACGGCCCGCTCAACCCCCCAACAGAATCCAAAGGCCTCCGCCAGACGAATCGTCACCTGATCTCGTTCGAGGCGGTTCTGATTGGCACGAATCTCACCAATTAGATCACTTTGATATTCCGTTTGCAGTAATCCTTCAACCTCAACCTCATGTCCAAACCCACGGCGGTGATAGTTCTCGGATTGTTGGAGAGCACGCTTAAAAGCTTTAGTATCCATAGTCTATGAAATGGGGGTTCGCGATCGTCGCTCTGCACATGTCGCAGATGCTGTTATTGTACCGAGTTAAGGGAAGCTGAGAGAGCCGTGATCCCTGAAGGGTGAGGTGGGTGAACTGCTGCTTCTCTGAGTTGGACAAGAGTTGAGCGATTCCTATAACTTATCCGCCAGGATCAGAGCAATACGCCAGAGTTCATACCCCTGTTCATTGAGGTGCAAGCCATCGGTGGTAAACGCCGGGTTAAGGTGGCCCGTGTCATCGACAAAGAGGGGATAGAGGTTGAGGTAGATGGCCCCCTCCACTTGGGCGATCGCCGCTAAACGTTCGTTGAGCCGCTCAATCCGTTGATTGGAGACCTCTCGGAGTTTCTCCCGGCCCTCCCAGGTCGCATTCTCGCCGCTATGGGGCAAAATCGATTGAATCACCACCTCGGTGTTGGGATGAATCCAAAGAATATCTTTGATGATTCTGCGATGGTTCTCCAGAATCGTCTCATCATCCTCCCCCCGCAGCAGATCGTTAATGCCAATCATGACAAAAATTTTATCGGGGCGGGTGTCATCTAACAGGGGCAGTCGCTCATAGAGTCCCTGGGAGCCTTCCCCAGAAATCCCTTGATTGAGCCAGGTCCCCTCTAGGGGCAGCAGTTCCTCGGGAAAGCTTAAGCTGAGCGAGTCTCCCGCCAACACATAGAGGCGCTCTGGGGAATTGGCGGCGATCGCCTCGACCTCTTCTCGTAAGCGTTGAACGTGCTCCTGATAGGTGCTACGAGGTAATTCCTCCACCCTAGGTTCAGGGGACGGAACTGGGGTTGGTGTCGCTGTCGGGGTGGGACTCGCCTCAACGGTGACGACGGCAGGATCATCGGGAACCCGAGGCGAGTTGTCGGCCTGTTGCTGGCCAATCAGAATCGTCACGGTGACTAACAAGATGCCATTCGTCGCTAGGGAGAGAATCCCCCAGGCTGGGATAGGCTTCGGTACTCTAGACACAGGCGTCATTGCGAGACGGGTGCAACTTTTATTGTGCGTTATTAACGTCAAGAGACAACAGGAAGATTATCAATGGTCAGTCCTCAATGGTCAGTCCTCGGAGGAGTCCCTCGCAAGAATCAGCTGAGGGGGAGAGCCACCATTGAGTGGACAGATGAGTGGACAGAAAAGAACCGGCTTCACAATCACAGGTGAAACCGGTTGCTAGTGGGGAGAAATCCCCTAAATTTAGCAGAGACTACGGCTGAGAACCGCTCGGCTTGGAGGAAGACATACTTCCCATCGCCGTTTCTTTCAAGAAGCCGTGATACGCTTCCATCCCATGTTCGCCGATGTCGAGTCCGTTGAACTCTTCTTCTTCGCCAACACGAATTCCGCCCAACACCGCAGCGACGGCATACCAGCAGATGAAACTCAACAGAACCGTAAAGCCGCCAATGGTGAGAACACCAATCAGTTGAGCGATGAAGTTACCACCGCCGAAGATGCCCACGGCAAGGGTTCCCCAGATACCGTTAACCAGGTGAACGGAAATCGCACCCACCGGGTCATCAATTTTGACAATGCGGTCAAAGAAAGAGACGGAAAAGACCACCAGAATACCACCGATGGCACCGGTGAGAGCAGCACCCCAGTAGGGCATGACATCACAACCAGCGGTAATGGCAACCAAGCCCGCGAGGATACCGTTGATGGTCATGGAGAGATCGGGCTTGCCATCTCGGAACCAAGAGGTAAAGGTTCCGGTTACCCCTCCAGCGGCAGCAGCCAGGTTCGTGGTGACGGCAATATAGGCAATGTTGGAGGTTGCGGCCAATTCAGAACCCGGGTTGAAGCCAAACCAGCCAATCCAGAGAATGAGGCATCCCAGGGTGGCAATACTCATGTTGTGACCCGGAATTGCTCGGGGCTGGCCGTCTTCGTATTTGCCCATGCGGGGACCGAGAATGGCTGCTCCCACTAACGCGGCCCAACCGCCAACGGAGTGAACCACCGTTGAACCGGCAAAGTCGCCAAATTCCCAAGCACCATCAGGACCAAAGGAGGTCAGCATCCCGTCGCCTGACCAAACCCAGTGACCGGAGATGGGGTAGAAAATCCCTGTGAGGAGGAGACTGAAAATCAGGAAGGCATCGTATTTAATCCGTTCTGCCACGGCACCCGAGACAATGGTGGCAGCAGTTGCCGCAAAGGCAACCTGGAACAGGAAGGAGACGGAAATCGGCAGGTCATCGGGGAAGGGATCGAGTCCGTAGGTGGCTGGGTCACCACTACTGAGGAACCAACCGCCGAAACCGATAAACGCGGTGGAGCCTTCACCGGTGGCCCCTTCACCATACATGAGAGAAAATCCGATCGCCCAGTAGGCCAGGGTGGCTAGGGCAAAGACGATGAGGTTTTTCGAGAGGATGTTGACGGCATTTTTCTGACGACACATCCCGGTTTCGAGCATTCCGAAACCTGCGTTCATGAAAATAACCAAAACGGAGGCGACGAGAACCCAAACGGTGTTGAGAACGCCTTGAACGTAGGCAGCGTCAACCTCTTCGAGAATTTCGATTCCCTGGGGATCTGCGGCAGTCGCAGCTAAATCCCAAACGCCTAAAATTAAAGCTGTCAGGGGAATACAGGCGAGCCAATAGATAGGAACTCGCCGTCCCAGGGTTAGAAGTTTGACCAGGAATGAGTTGCGGTTTGTACCCCGCACTCGCCCCGGTGTCGCTCCCGGTCGTGATCTGAAGGTAATCTTAGATGTCATGTTTAGACTTTGGATTGAGATTAAGCAAACGGACAATCGGTTTAACCAACCTGAGAACGGTGGACGGACGCAGTCGTTAAAAACCGTTCCGTTTCCGACACAGCACACTCGCGCTCGAATACTCAGCAATCTCTCATTGCTTCCAAAGCTCAAGCTGGTATGCCCTTGCGCTCCCGCAGAGATTGAGAAGTGGAGTTGTGCGATTGAGTCACACTGATTCCACCAATTCTCGTAGGGTTTGTTCTGTATAAAGCAATACATTTTGTCGGCGATCGCTGGGAATCTCTCGGGAAACTCGTGAATTTTCGCCAATTCTTGGGCAAAAATCTCCCAGATGTCAGAAAACCTTGTGATTTTATGCTTGGCTGCCGTTACTGTTGCAGATAAGCAGCCGGGCCGAGTTCATCAAGTCGCTGCTGTTTATCGAGGACTGAGTCTTTGAGATCTTGACGATACTGTTGGACTTGTTGTAACAGG
Proteins encoded:
- a CDS encoding sigma-70 family RNA polymerase sigma factor → MTMDDEQLNQLALDAQQNPPGSQARQVALTQLINELINSGRLIYPPGSGLSPDRYQDYRAEALQNLFYYICQSIDKYDRERASVMRWANMLLERRFFKDVSYRRISHKRNIIVEPLEERLLSPSEWDIIFRDDQPCLSDLVRQCFEDDADGIFREHCLIRHPQVSFQILVLRRLDGYQWQEISEEFSVQVSTLSTFYQTCLRNLSTYIESTIRDTNC
- a CDS encoding DUF1822 family protein, whose product is MKSDTFFTVPLTNHQRDIAKIFRQRYVQKPKAYRVYRQVLALYAVNFYAQCMGITTDFNISSLWNPIEQLLSDVTQLPIPGRGSLECGLVEPAIAHPLSLNENGHHLTVDISPEAFENRLGYIAVGFSETYDYAYLLGFLETIASPQTPLNRWDSLTELFTVLSKSYEPSVAVQLRYWLQEQFQAGWETLAEEFIWEENFTEKRQPVTAIAFRSSPVQPGIQRAKQLQFSDGQIIALEVGVYPLSDTEIDIRVQLIPAIGSALPSDLNMIVLDHQDDVIMQTQARGTPALRLEFSVEPDEIFKLKLERETVSLVETFSF
- a CDS encoding 4-hydroxy-3-methylbut-2-enyl diphosphate reductase, with the translated sequence MDTKAFKRALQQSENYHRRGFGHEVEVEGLLQTEYQSDLIGEIRANQNRLERDQVTIRLAEAFGFCWGVERAVAIAYETRSHFPKERIWITNEIIHNPGVNQRLREMNVGFINVVDGEKDFSGVQKGDVVILPAFGATVQEMQLLDERGCTIVDTTCPWVSKVWNSVEKHKRRNHTSIVHGKYKHEETLATTSFADKYLVVLNLKEAEYVANYILRGGDKAEFMEKFKNAHSEGFDPDRDLDCVGIANQTTMLKSETEHIGKLFERTMLQKYGPTEFNQHFMSFNTICDATQERQDAMLELVEEELDLIVVIGGFNSSNTTHLQEIAIEHEIPSYHIDCADRIGPGNRIEHKPLEQDELEVTDNWLPDGHLVVGITSGASTPDKSVEETIQKILNLKARVTVTQ
- a CDS encoding GDSL-type esterase/lipase family protein, whose product is MSRVPKPIPAWGILSLATNGILLVTVTILIGQQQADNSPRVPDDPAVVTVEASPTPTATPTPVPSPEPRVEELPRSTYQEHVQRLREEVEAIAANSPERLYVLAGDSLSLSFPEELLPLEGTWLNQGISGEGSQGLYERLPLLDDTRPDKIFVMIGINDLLRGEDDETILENHRRIIKDILWIHPNTEVVIQSILPHSGENATWEGREKLREVSNQRIERLNERLAAIAQVEGAIYLNLYPLFVDDTGHLNPAFTTDGLHLNEQGYELWRIALILADKL
- a CDS encoding ammonium transporter: MTSKITFRSRPGATPGRVRGTNRNSFLVKLLTLGRRVPIYWLACIPLTALILGVWDLAATAADPQGIEILEEVDAAYVQGVLNTVWVLVASVLVIFMNAGFGMLETGMCRQKNAVNILSKNLIVFALATLAYWAIGFSLMYGEGATGEGSTAFIGFGGWFLSSGDPATYGLDPFPDDLPISVSFLFQVAFAATAATIVSGAVAERIKYDAFLIFSLLLTGIFYPISGHWVWSGDGMLTSFGPDGAWEFGDFAGSTVVHSVGGWAALVGAAILGPRMGKYEDGQPRAIPGHNMSIATLGCLILWIGWFGFNPGSELAATSNIAYIAVTTNLAAAAGGVTGTFTSWFRDGKPDLSMTINGILAGLVAITAGCDVMPYWGAALTGAIGGILVVFSVSFFDRIVKIDDPVGAISVHLVNGIWGTLAVGIFGGGNFIAQLIGVLTIGGFTVLLSFICWYAVAAVLGGIRVGEEEEFNGLDIGEHGMEAYHGFLKETAMGSMSSSKPSGSQP